The nucleotide window CAAAATTAATGAACAAATATGGATACCTTTAAAAGAACTTTCATTTCCAATAAATTTAGACATAGATACATTAAATAATTTTGTCAATAACAAAAATTTGCCTGAAAATTTAATGATATTGTTTAAATAGAAAAATGAGTTTGACAATAGGAGTATTGCACGATATTATAGCAAATGCCGGCTAATAATTTTACATTTCACATTATTGATGATTAGGAGGGGAATGTTTTCCTTCTTGTTTCGTGTCTTATAAATAATTAAAATCATTGCTTTTGCAGTGGTTTTATACCCTTCTTATTTAAAAACAGCACAGGCGCTCCTGAAATTATCGATACCAACAATTATTATGCTTTTGGGCTGAACCATATCTCCGGACCGTTCAGTACTTCAGGTTTTGGAAGCTTTTACAGCTACAAATACAACGGCAAAGAACTACAGGAAACCGGGATGTATGATTACGGCGCCAGGATGCTGATGCCTGATCTGGGAAGATGGGGTTCCATGGATGCCATGTCTGAGAAATACAGTGCATGGAGTCCTTATAACTATGCCATCAACAATCCTGTGATGGTGATTGATCCGGATGGGAATGATATACAAACCTATACAGGGGATGCAGCAGTAGCATTTGGAAGAGCTTTGCAAATGAATATGTCTACAAGTTCTGAAACTTCGAGAGGAAATATTTTTACGGGGTTTGATCTTAAAGGTTTTAAAAAATAAATAATATGAATATGAAAAAAGATATCATTAAATATATACCATCATTATTGTTGTTAATAAATATTTTTATTTATTTAATGTTTCATTTTCTATTTAAATATGATTTTAATAGAAAATTATATTATGAGTTTCATGCAACTGTAATTCCTATTTTAATAATTGTTAATATTTTTATTTCAGTATTAGTTTTTATAATTCTTTATA belongs to Chryseobacterium gleum and includes:
- a CDS encoding RHS repeat-associated core domain-containing protein, producing the protein MSGPFSTSGFGSFYSYKYNGKELQETGMYDYGARMLMPDLGRWGSMDAMSEKYSAWSPYNYAINNPVMVIDPDGNDIQTYTGDAAVAFGRALQMNMSTSSETSRGNIFTGFDLKGFKK